The proteins below are encoded in one region of Alphaproteobacteria bacterium:
- a CDS encoding tetratricopeptide repeat protein, whose translation MKQGTKTFLTFIALPLTIAVISIFTVFIMMPRLEELPKESEKVIEVKKGDTIKERTIIKVVDVKDKENKFAEEYYAQRSYVLDFWLTCLGIIITVISIILPIGAYLFKRDIDIKNKEELDFAKKELEDAKKDVISVKEELEIAKKEVVSSKNKIEKTKEECDDYLLKIKEEEDSLDKLIKEMKVELNTLSDLRNEVKIDFEYIKKENKESIDNLKKNKAISYFIEALKFQDEKDYTKSIESYNKSLKLNPKDHLSYNNLGCIYLEIKDYANSELFLKKSIEENSDFGGAYSNLSILYLEKKEFEKSIEYAKKALKLEPDNISNNYNIIEVYLLKGDYLEALEYLNKYIEKFKDRAVILIKDYYIWENSIMNCNIKEVKVKLKELFSNLEKKEILQ comes from the coding sequence ATGAAGCAAGGAACAAAAACTTTTTTAACATTTATAGCGTTGCCATTAACAATAGCTGTAATAAGCATTTTTACAGTTTTTATAATGATGCCTAGGTTAGAAGAATTACCTAAAGAAAGTGAAAAAGTTATAGAGGTTAAAAAAGGAGACACTATAAAAGAAAGGACTATTATAAAAGTAGTTGATGTTAAAGATAAAGAAAATAAATTTGCTGAAGAGTATTATGCTCAAAGATCTTATGTTTTAGATTTTTGGTTAACTTGTCTTGGTATAATAATAACGGTTATAAGTATAATATTACCAATAGGAGCCTATCTTTTTAAGAGAGATATTGATATTAAAAATAAAGAGGAATTAGATTTTGCTAAAAAAGAATTGGAAGATGCAAAAAAAGATGTAATAAGTGTGAAAGAAGAACTGGAAATAGCAAAGAAAGAAGTGGTAAGTAGTAAGAATAAAATAGAAAAAACAAAAGAGGAGTGTGATGATTATTTATTAAAAATAAAAGAAGAAGAGGATAGTCTTGATAAATTAATTAAAGAAATGAAAGTTGAGTTAAATACTTTATCTGATTTAAGAAATGAAGTAAAAATTGATTTTGAATATATTAAGAAGGAGAATAAAGAATCAATAGATAATTTAAAGAAAAATAAAGCAATATCTTATTTTATAGAGGCTCTTAAATTCCAAGATGAAAAAGATTATACTAAGTCCATAGAGAGCTATAATAAATCTCTTAAATTAAATCCTAAAGACCACCTTTCATATAATAATTTAGGATGTATTTATCTGGAAATTAAAGACTATGCTAATTCAGAACTTTTTTTAAAGAAATCAATAGAAGAAAATTCTGATTTCGGAGGCGCATATTCTAATTTAAGTATTTTATATCTTGAGAAAAAAGAATTTGAAAAAAGTATTGAATATGCTAAAAAAGCATTAAAATTAGAGCCAGACAATATTTCGAATAATTATAATATAATAGAAGTTTATCTTTTGAAAGGAGATTATTTAGAAGCTTTAGAATATTTAAATAAATATATAGAAAAATTCAAGGATAGAGCTGTGATTTTAATAAAAGATTATTATATATGGGAAAATTCTATAATGAATTGCAATATAAAAGAAGTTAAAGTTAAATTAAAAGAATTATTTTCAAATTTAGAAAAAAAGGAAATTTTACAATAA
- a CDS encoding DNA-3-methyladenine glycosylase I: MDKKRCFWVSTQDQIYKDYHDNEWGIPCHDEHYLFESLSLEAFQAGLSWITILKKRENFRKAFDNFNLQKIKNYDEKKIETLMQDAGIIRNRLKILATINNAKIFEEIQKEFGSFDKYIWHWTDGKVINNKIKSEADFIATSPLSDAVAKDLKKRGMKFLGSTTIYAYLQAIGVVDDHEESCFLSKKD; encoded by the coding sequence ATGGATAAGAAGCGATGCTTTTGGGTTTCTACCCAAGACCAAATATATAAAGATTATCACGATAATGAATGGGGTATTCCATGCCACGATGAACATTATCTATTCGAAAGCCTTAGCCTAGAAGCATTCCAGGCAGGGTTATCTTGGATAACTATTCTAAAGAAACGTGAAAACTTCCGTAAAGCATTCGATAATTTCAATTTACAAAAAATCAAAAACTACGATGAAAAGAAAATAGAAACTCTAATGCAAGATGCAGGTATCATAAGAAATAGATTAAAAATCCTAGCAACCATTAATAACGCAAAAATCTTTGAAGAAATCCAAAAAGAATTCGGTTCATTTGATAAATATATATGGCACTGGACTGATGGAAAAGTAATCAACAACAAAATAAAATCAGAGGCTGATTTCATAGCAACGTCACCACTTTCAGATGCAGTAGCAAAGGACCTGAAGAAAAGAGGTATGAAATTCTTAGGATCAACAACTATTTACGCATACTTACAAGCTATAGGTGTAGTAGACGACCATGAAGAAAGTTGTTTCCTTAGCAAAAAAGATTAA